The following proteins are co-located in the Oxobacter pfennigii genome:
- a CDS encoding iron-sulfur cluster assembly scaffold protein: MNYSHEVEQMMCVAKGPKHGPAPIPEEGKWVKVKEVTDISGLSHGVGWCAPQQGACKLTLNVKDGIIEEALIETLGCSGMTHSAAMAAEILQGKTILEALNTDLVCDAINVAMREIFKQLAYGRTQTAFSEGGLPIGAGLEDLGKGLRSQVGTMFGTREKGVRYLEMAEGYILELGLDEQDEVIGYKFVHLGKMMEAIRKGVDPKEAYEKNISTYGRFDEAAKYIDPRVE, encoded by the coding sequence ATGAATTACTCGCACGAAGTAGAGCAAATGATGTGTGTGGCAAAGGGCCCCAAACATGGACCTGCACCTATTCCTGAAGAGGGAAAATGGGTTAAAGTCAAAGAAGTTACCGATATTTCCGGTTTATCCCATGGAGTAGGCTGGTGTGCACCGCAGCAGGGAGCATGTAAACTGACTTTAAATGTTAAAGACGGAATAATTGAAGAAGCTTTAATTGAAACTCTGGGATGTTCAGGCATGACGCATTCTGCGGCCATGGCAGCTGAAATTCTTCAGGGTAAAACCATTCTTGAAGCATTGAATACCGACCTGGTATGTGATGCCATAAACGTAGCCATGCGGGAAATTTTCAAACAGCTTGCATACGGAAGAACTCAGACGGCATTTTCAGAAGGCGGACTTCCTATAGGTGCAGGACTTGAGGATCTGGGAAAAGGTTTAAGGTCACAGGTAGGAACCATGTTCGGCACCAGGGAAAAGGGTGTAAGATATCTTGAAATGGCGGAAGGTTATATATTAGAGCTGGGATTGGATGAACAAGATGAAGTAATAGGCTATAAATTTGTGCACTTAGGAAAAATGATGGAAGCCATAAGAAAAGGTGTTGATCCAAAAGAAGCCTATGAAAAGAACATCAGTACATATGGAAGATTTGATGAAGCAGCTAAATATATAGACCCGAGAGTTGAGTAA
- a CDS encoding PHP domain-containing protein — translation MFVDYHVHLDKLDWNIETINDLTNVAKSKGVDSIGVVVHTKILSGFEPLYSHVFKDGQNHKKLKFDKSIDEYLSLLEYAKKEGYPVLTGLEVCYAPEGEEFLKSKLGEYPYDFLIGSVHLIESRHFKTAVEFYGNTEMVGRMYYERVLKAARSGLFNIIGHIEIARREGIPSLDYYPELLDEICRELVKNNCAVEINTKWLTKRDYLVPDKTTLEYMFNAGVKVVFSSDAHHKGRIGYEKDKAISAIKAAGYESFSIVG, via the coding sequence GTGTTTGTTGATTATCATGTACATCTTGATAAACTGGATTGGAATATTGAAACTATAAATGATTTGACTAATGTGGCAAAGTCAAAGGGAGTAGATAGCATAGGCGTGGTAGTTCATACAAAAATTCTCAGCGGATTTGAGCCCCTTTATTCTCACGTATTTAAAGACGGACAAAATCATAAAAAATTGAAGTTTGATAAGAGTATTGATGAGTACTTAAGTTTGCTGGAATATGCCAAAAAAGAAGGCTATCCCGTTTTAACAGGTCTTGAGGTCTGCTATGCTCCCGAAGGAGAAGAATTTTTAAAATCAAAACTCGGTGAATATCCATATGATTTTCTTATTGGCTCCGTACATTTGATAGAAAGCCGGCATTTTAAAACTGCTGTGGAATTCTACGGCAATACTGAAATGGTAGGCAGGATGTATTATGAAAGAGTGTTAAAAGCAGCAAGGAGCGGGTTATTTAATATAATAGGCCATATTGAAATAGCACGCAGAGAAGGCATACCAAGCCTTGATTATTACCCTGAGCTGCTGGATGAAATATGCCGGGAGCTTGTAAAAAATAACTGTGCCGTTGAAATAAACACAAAATGGCTGACTAAAAGAGATTATCTCGTGCCGGATAAAACTACGCTGGAATACATGTTTAATGCAGGGGTAAAGGTAGTTTTCAGCTCGGATGCCCACCACAAAGGAAGGATAGGCTATGAAAAAGATAAAGCAATAAGTGCAATAAAAGCCGCAGGCTATGAAAGCTTTTCAATTGTTGGGTAA
- a CDS encoding YajQ family cyclic di-GMP-binding protein — MAGSNSFDIVSEVDLQEVDNAVNQTVKEISQRYDFKGSKVEVQLDKDEIKVHADDDFKLKSVHEILRGKFSKRGISVKALDYGKIEKSGGDTIKQVIKIKKGISKELAKEIVSLIKNSKLKVQAQIMDDQVRVSGKERDDLQAVIQMLKAKDFDTELQFTNYRSS; from the coding sequence ATGGCAGGCAGCAACTCATTTGATATAGTATCCGAAGTAGACTTGCAGGAAGTAGACAATGCCGTAAACCAGACAGTCAAGGAAATCAGCCAGCGCTATGATTTTAAGGGCAGCAAGGTTGAAGTTCAGCTTGATAAAGATGAAATAAAAGTCCACGCCGATGATGATTTTAAATTAAAAAGCGTGCACGAAATTTTAAGAGGTAAATTTTCCAAAAGGGGTATATCCGTCAAAGCATTGGATTACGGAAAGATTGAAAAGTCCGGCGGAGATACCATCAAGCAGGTTATAAAAATTAAAAAAGGCATATCAAAGGAACTGGCAAAGGAAATTGTATCTCTTATTAAAAATTCCAAATTAAAGGTTCAGGCACAGATTATGGATGACCAGGTCAGGGTTTCAGGAAAAGAAAGAGATGATTTACAGGCTGTCATTCAGATGTTAAAAGCCAAGGATTTTGATACAGAACTTCAATTTACAAACTACAGATCATCATAA
- the safA gene encoding SafA/ExsA family spore coat assembly protein: MKRISTSFVLSAIFFMLFTATANAQNTTYTVQPGDSMWKIAVKYQIGVSEIIAANPQIKNPNLIYPGQKLTIPLLSDVKALEDKVVQLVNKERAKNGLPALSSNWQLSRVARYKSADMAKLNYFSHTSPTYGSPFKMMESFGLRYASAGENIAKGQRTPEEVMVAWMNSPGHRSNILSASYTQIGVGYAKDSRGVAYWTQMFMRP, encoded by the coding sequence ATGAAAAGAATAAGCACATCTTTTGTGTTATCAGCTATATTTTTTATGTTGTTTACTGCGACCGCAAATGCACAAAATACAACCTATACCGTTCAGCCCGGTGACAGCATGTGGAAGATAGCCGTAAAATATCAAATAGGCGTATCGGAAATCATTGCGGCAAATCCGCAAATAAAAAACCCCAACCTGATATATCCGGGGCAAAAACTAACCATACCTTTGCTTAGCGACGTAAAAGCTCTGGAAGACAAGGTGGTGCAATTAGTCAACAAGGAAAGGGCAAAGAACGGACTGCCGGCATTGAGCAGCAACTGGCAGCTATCCCGCGTGGCCCGGTATAAATCGGCAGATATGGCTAAGCTTAATTATTTTTCCCATACTTCGCCAACATACGGTTCTCCGTTTAAAATGATGGAGAGCTTTGGTTTAAGGTATGCATCTGCCGGTGAAAACATTGCAAAGGGGCAGAGAACGCCTGAAGAAGTTATGGTTGCATGGATGAATTCACCGGGCCACCGGTCAAATATTTTAAGTGCCAGCTACACACAAATCGGTGTCGGTTATGCAAAGGATTCAAGAGGAGTGGCTTACTGGACCCAAATGTTCATGAGACCGTAA
- a CDS encoding aminotransferase class IV yields MNDDVVKNYLIHNDNIIEAKIFDYEVTKIFPGIYEVIRVIDGVPMFLEKHVSRFKTSASLLGFDILIDEKKIDAIIRKLIEINDYFNGNVRIVINNFYNQTPDSYFYFYKSSYPTEDMIADGVHATLFYGERNNPNAKSTDLAIRDKINEQIARMNAYEALLVNSNGEITEGSRSNMFFIKNKTIITAPEKDILSGVTRGNVIEIIRRSGFELQEKNLEANMLKDMDGLFLTGTSPMVLPIRSVDDMKFASANNGIIRSIRESYLQLVNDYINSHR; encoded by the coding sequence ATGAATGATGATGTAGTTAAGAATTATTTAATCCACAATGATAATATAATTGAAGCTAAAATCTTTGATTATGAAGTTACGAAAATATTTCCCGGGATATATGAGGTTATAAGAGTCATTGACGGAGTTCCCATGTTTTTAGAAAAACATGTTTCACGCTTTAAGACCTCAGCTTCCCTTTTAGGCTTTGATATTTTAATTGATGAAAAAAAAATTGATGCAATCATCAGAAAACTTATTGAAATAAATGATTATTTCAATGGGAATGTAAGAATTGTAATCAATAATTTCTACAATCAGACTCCCGACAGTTATTTTTACTTTTATAAAAGCTCCTATCCGACAGAGGATATGATAGCTGACGGTGTCCATGCAACTTTGTTTTATGGTGAAAGAAATAATCCCAATGCCAAATCTACAGATCTTGCCATAAGGGATAAAATAAATGAACAAATTGCAAGGATGAATGCTTACGAAGCATTGCTTGTAAATAGCAACGGTGAAATTACAGAAGGCAGCAGGTCAAATATGTTTTTTATAAAAAATAAAACAATTATAACTGCACCTGAGAAAGATATACTCTCAGGCGTTACAAGAGGAAATGTCATTGAAATTATTAGGCGTTCAGGCTTTGAATTGCAGGAAAAAAATTTAGAAGCAAATATGTTAAAAGACATGGATGGATTGTTTTTGACGGGCACATCACCCATGGTACTTCCCATTAGAAGTGTAGATGATATGAAGTTTGCATCTGCAAACAATGGTATAATAAGGAGCATACGGGAAAGTTACCTCCAGTTAGTTAACGACTATATAAATTCACATAGATAA
- the ilvN gene encoding acetolactate synthase small subunit yields the protein MKHTLAVLVENHAGVLSKVSGLFSRRGFNIDSLAVGITEDPKISRMTIVVDGDEYIVEQVSKQLNKLIDVIKVQDIKEDSVVRELALIKVNATSEIRSEITEIVNIFRAKVVDISKNTMTIEISGDSTKVAAIQNMLQPFGIQEMVRTGAIAIDRGSK from the coding sequence ATGAAACATACTTTAGCAGTGCTGGTTGAAAATCATGCGGGGGTACTTTCAAAGGTATCCGGCTTGTTCAGCCGGAGGGGATTTAATATTGACAGCCTTGCCGTAGGTATAACGGAAGACCCTAAAATATCCAGGATGACAATTGTGGTTGATGGTGATGAATATATAGTGGAGCAGGTTTCAAAGCAACTGAACAAACTCATTGATGTAATAAAGGTTCAGGATATAAAAGAGGATTCTGTAGTTAGGGAATTAGCTCTTATAAAGGTCAATGCAACTTCGGAAATAAGGTCTGAAATTACCGAGATTGTAAATATATTCAGGGCAAAGGTTGTTGATATAAGCAAAAATACCATGACCATAGAAATTTCAGGAGACAGCACAAAGGTTGCAGCCATTCAGAATATGCTTCAGCCCTTCGGTATTCAGGAAATGGTAAGAACAGGAGCCATTGCGATAGACAGAGGTTCAAAATAA
- the ilvB gene encoding biosynthetic-type acetolactate synthase large subunit produces MAITGGQAIICALEAEGVELVFGYPGGAILPVFDSLRESSKIHYVLVRQEQAAAHAASGYARATGRVGVCMATSGPGATNLITGIATAYMDSIPLVAITGQVAVDLIGRDAFQEVDITGATEPFSKHNYLVKNVNDIPRVIKEAFHIASTGRPGPVLIDIPKDVALSSINFKYPDTVDLKGYKPNYEGHPLQIKKVVKAIKESKKPLICVGGGAILSDAAQEILELAEKVNVPVAMTLMGIGGFPGSHPLNLGLLGIYGTQAANTAVNEADLLLLLGARMGDRATGNLDKFAKKAIIAHIDIDPAEIGKNVEVDIPIVGDLKGIVKEINKLNADKKESNWAEELMAKDRLPAQYVEGKGLDPKEIIQELSKMSNNDMIVATDVGQHQMWTSQYYKVEKPGTFITSGGLGTMGYGLPAAIGAKMSDTEREVLLITGDGSFQMNLTELATAAQENLKMKIILFNNSSLGMVRELQQQSFESRYFSVHMTGNPDFSKIAEAYGLKSIRVTDKKDIKNALKEILESKDGILGEFFINLDVNVVPYREGI; encoded by the coding sequence ATGGCAATAACAGGAGGGCAGGCTATAATTTGTGCTTTAGAGGCGGAAGGTGTGGAATTGGTATTTGGATATCCGGGCGGAGCAATTCTGCCGGTCTTTGATAGCTTAAGGGAATCATCAAAAATTCATTATGTCCTGGTGAGGCAGGAGCAGGCGGCAGCTCATGCAGCCAGCGGTTATGCCAGAGCTACGGGAAGAGTGGGCGTATGCATGGCAACATCAGGGCCGGGTGCAACCAACCTTATAACGGGTATCGCAACAGCTTATATGGATTCAATTCCATTGGTTGCAATTACAGGGCAGGTTGCAGTGGATTTGATAGGCCGCGATGCATTCCAGGAGGTGGATATCACCGGTGCTACAGAACCCTTCTCTAAGCATAACTATTTAGTTAAAAACGTAAATGACATTCCAAGGGTTATAAAAGAAGCATTTCATATAGCATCAACAGGAAGGCCGGGGCCTGTGCTTATTGATATACCAAAGGATGTAGCTTTATCAAGTATTAATTTTAAATACCCCGATACCGTTGATTTAAAGGGATATAAACCAAATTATGAAGGGCATCCTCTTCAGATAAAGAAGGTTGTTAAGGCAATAAAGGAAAGCAAAAAGCCTCTTATTTGTGTAGGCGGAGGAGCCATATTATCAGATGCGGCACAGGAAATATTAGAGCTGGCTGAAAAAGTCAACGTACCTGTTGCAATGACTTTAATGGGTATAGGAGGTTTCCCGGGAAGCCATCCTCTGAATCTAGGCTTGCTCGGAATATACGGTACTCAGGCCGCCAACACGGCAGTCAATGAAGCAGATCTTCTTTTGTTATTGGGTGCCAGGATGGGTGACAGGGCTACGGGGAATCTTGATAAATTCGCCAAAAAGGCAATAATTGCACATATTGACATTGACCCGGCGGAAATAGGCAAAAACGTTGAGGTGGATATTCCCATAGTCGGCGACTTGAAAGGTATTGTAAAAGAGATTAACAAACTTAATGCAGATAAAAAAGAAAGCAACTGGGCGGAAGAATTAATGGCAAAAGACAGGCTGCCTGCGCAATATGTAGAAGGTAAAGGCTTGGATCCAAAAGAAATCATCCAGGAGCTTTCAAAGATGTCCAATAATGATATGATAGTGGCTACTGATGTAGGGCAGCACCAGATGTGGACCAGTCAGTATTATAAGGTAGAAAAACCAGGGACATTTATTACCTCAGGCGGATTGGGCACCATGGGCTACGGACTCCCTGCAGCAATTGGAGCAAAGATGTCAGACACTGAAAGAGAAGTACTTTTGATTACCGGTGACGGAAGCTTTCAGATGAACCTAACGGAGCTGGCAACAGCAGCTCAGGAAAATCTAAAAATGAAGATAATTCTTTTTAATAACAGCTCTCTTGGAATGGTAAGGGAATTGCAGCAGCAATCCTTTGAGTCCAGGTACTTCTCGGTTCATATGACGGGCAATCCGGACTTTTCAAAAATCGCAGAAGCCTATGGTTTAAAGAGTATAAGGGTAACTGATAAAAAGGATATTAAAAATGCCTTGAAAGAAATATTGGAGAGCAAGGATGGAATCTTAGGAGAATTCTTCATAAACCTGGATGTAAATGTTGTACCGTACAGGGAGGGGATATAA
- a CDS encoding histidine phosphatase family protein, whose product MEMILIRHGQTEYNKKGVYHGWIESELDDVGISQAEDSAKLLCGEKIDVIYTSPLKRSASTAEIISQSTENPPIIISENIKEVNFGLFDGLSYEEISTKYNDEANKWNEAPLGYHFPEGESIPQFFERIKLFLDELIDKEYKKVVVVSHDGCIKYILSYIMCGSGELFWKFKVSTGSISRISFERDFSFLISLNEN is encoded by the coding sequence ATGGAGATGATACTTATAAGGCACGGCCAGACTGAATATAATAAAAAGGGTGTTTATCACGGTTGGATAGAATCAGAATTAGATGATGTGGGAATTTCCCAGGCGGAGGATTCCGCAAAGCTGTTATGCGGTGAAAAAATCGATGTTATATATACAAGCCCCCTGAAAAGATCTGCAAGTACCGCAGAGATTATATCCCAAAGTACAGAAAATCCGCCCATCATTATAAGTGAAAATATAAAGGAAGTTAACTTTGGATTGTTTGATGGTTTGTCTTATGAGGAGATAAGCACAAAATATAATGATGAAGCAAATAAATGGAACGAAGCCCCATTGGGATATCATTTTCCGGAAGGAGAGAGCATACCTCAGTTCTTTGAGAGGATAAAGCTTTTTTTAGACGAGCTAATTGATAAGGAGTATAAAAAGGTTGTGGTGGTAAGCCATGACGGCTGTATAAAATACATATTATCCTATATAATGTGCGGCAGCGGAGAACTGTTCTGGAAGTTTAAGGTCTCAACAGGCAGTATAAGCCGTATTTCCTTTGAAAGAGATTTTTCTTTTTTGATATCCTTAAATGAGAACTAA
- the cobS gene encoding adenosylcobinamide-GDP ribazoletransferase, whose product MNRLILMLQFFTRIPINKEVPVEPEDFRGGSIFFPVVGLVVGLINLAVYYLARHTGNYMFAAILAVLSWASITGALHLDGLSDTCDGIFSSRTKDKMLEIMKDSRIGAMGALSLIFAVFVKISLIWGLSYSQALYTLIIAPVIARTSMLYGITIAKYPREKGLGQTFIGNVTIKEFSIGLIICSIIVFPLAKLYTLVLLFMVFAVPMFFNDYFEKKLGGMTGDTLGALCEIQEILCMLVITLLSNNIWR is encoded by the coding sequence ATGAACAGGCTTATATTGATGCTGCAGTTTTTCACGAGAATTCCAATAAATAAAGAGGTTCCGGTAGAGCCGGAGGATTTCAGAGGAGGAAGCATATTCTTCCCGGTGGTAGGCCTTGTTGTAGGGCTTATAAATTTGGCAGTGTATTATCTTGCACGTCACACCGGAAACTACATGTTTGCTGCCATCCTTGCTGTTTTATCCTGGGCTTCAATAACGGGAGCATTGCACTTGGACGGGCTTTCGGATACCTGCGACGGTATTTTTTCCTCCAGAACAAAGGATAAAATGCTGGAGATAATGAAGGACAGCAGAATAGGTGCCATGGGAGCACTTTCCCTTATATTTGCAGTATTTGTAAAAATATCATTGATATGGGGCCTTAGCTATAGCCAGGCGCTGTATACACTGATTATCGCACCGGTTATAGCCAGGACATCCATGCTTTACGGTATTACAATTGCCAAATATCCAAGGGAAAAAGGCCTCGGCCAAACCTTTATAGGCAATGTTACAATAAAGGAATTTTCAATAGGGCTTATTATTTGTTCGATTATAGTTTTTCCTTTAGCCAAGCTTTATACACTGGTTCTGCTCTTTATGGTTTTTGCTGTACCCATGTTTTTTAATGATTATTTTGAAAAAAAATTAGGAGGTATGACAGGGGATACTTTAGGAGCACTCTGTGAAATTCAGGAAATACTTTGCATGCTTGTAATAACTCTTCTGTCAAACAATATATGGAGATGA
- the cobU gene encoding bifunctional adenosylcobinamide kinase/adenosylcobinamide-phosphate guanylyltransferase, translating to MSKIILVTGGARSGKSSFAQSLLENKEGVLYIATSVAFDDEMKDRVKKHKESRPSSWRTVECFKDMDIHLKDVEEKVMILDCITIMVTNLMFHYELEWEDLGMERINEIENLIADEVGKLLKIAREKNVYLVVVTNELGMGVVPGNKLTRVYRDIAGRMNQMIAAEADEVYLAVCGIPLKIK from the coding sequence ATGTCAAAAATCATTTTAGTAACCGGCGGAGCCAGAAGCGGAAAAAGCAGTTTTGCCCAGTCTCTTCTTGAAAATAAGGAAGGGGTTCTTTATATAGCTACATCCGTTGCATTTGATGATGAAATGAAGGACAGGGTTAAAAAGCATAAGGAATCCAGACCGTCGAGCTGGAGGACTGTAGAATGCTTTAAAGACATGGATATACATTTGAAGGATGTAGAGGAAAAAGTAATGATTCTGGATTGCATAACCATAATGGTTACCAATCTCATGTTCCACTACGAGTTGGAGTGGGAAGACTTAGGAATGGAAAGAATAAACGAAATAGAAAACCTTATTGCTGATGAAGTAGGTAAACTATTAAAAATTGCAAGGGAAAAGAATGTATATTTAGTAGTCGTGACAAACGAACTTGGCATGGGTGTGGTTCCGGGAAACAAATTGACCAGAGTGTATAGGGATATTGCCGGAAGGATGAACCAGATGATTGCAGCTGAAGCAGATGAAGTATATTTGGCTGTCTGCGGCATACCCCTTAAAATTAAGTAG
- the leuS gene encoding leucine--tRNA ligase — translation MSTYSTDIDKKWQKKWEDTELYKFNMDRLDKKLYCLEMFSYPSGAKLHVGHWYNYGPTDSWARMKRMQGYEIFQPMGFDAFGLPAENYAIKTGIHPQDSTLNNIETMERQLKEMGAMFDWDHEVKTCMPDYYKWTQWVFLTLYKAGLAYRKEAPVNWCPSCNTVLANEQVQDGSCERCGTEVTRKNLTQWFLRITNYADELLEKLDTIDWPEKTKAMQRNWIGRSTGAELTFSIADSNLTFNVFTTRPDTLFGVTYVVLAPENELVDKITTAEYKKAVEEYQDAARKQSEIERLSTTKEKTGVFTGAYAINPINGEKVPVWTADYILNTYGTGCVMAVPGHDERDFEFAEKFNLPIIRVVKGAEGNDDLPFVEYGVSVNSGEFSGLATEDAKKGIVEKLADHNKGALKVNYRLRDWLVSRQRYWGAPIPMIHCDKCGVVPVPEEDLPVLLPYNVEFAPDGKSPLAKSEEFMNTTCPHCGGPAKRDPDTLDTFVCSSFYFLRYPDNKNSDKIFDKDLVNKMLPVDKYVGGAEHACMHLLYARFVTKALRDLGYLDFDEPFLSLVHQGTILGPDGNKMSKSRGNVVSPDDYISKFGSDVFRLYLMFGFAYIEGGAWSDEGIKAIDRFLDRIERLTARVGEIKTSGTVGKNEKDLKYAINYAVKGVTEDADKFQFNTAIARMMELLNAMYKYDSDTEDKNAEIFKEGLTTLLKCLAPFAPHFTEEMWEKLGMNYSVFNESWPAFDPSALIKDVVELGIQINGKIRSKVEVPSDMPEEQIKETVLADEKITVMFEGKSVKKIIVVKGRLVNIVIG, via the coding sequence ATGTCCACATATTCGACTGACATTGATAAAAAGTGGCAGAAAAAATGGGAAGATACCGAACTTTATAAATTTAATATGGACAGATTGGATAAAAAGCTTTATTGCCTTGAAATGTTTTCATATCCCTCAGGTGCAAAGCTCCATGTAGGACATTGGTACAACTACGGCCCTACGGATTCCTGGGCAAGGATGAAAAGAATGCAGGGCTATGAAATATTCCAGCCTATGGGCTTTGATGCTTTCGGCCTTCCGGCTGAAAACTACGCCATAAAGACCGGAATCCATCCTCAGGATTCCACGTTGAATAATATTGAAACCATGGAAAGGCAGCTTAAGGAAATGGGAGCCATGTTTGATTGGGACCATGAGGTTAAAACCTGTATGCCCGATTATTACAAATGGACCCAGTGGGTTTTCCTCACATTATATAAAGCCGGCCTTGCATACAGAAAAGAGGCCCCCGTTAACTGGTGCCCCAGCTGCAACACCGTTCTTGCCAACGAGCAGGTACAGGACGGCTCCTGTGAACGCTGCGGAACCGAGGTTACAAGGAAGAACCTTACACAATGGTTTTTAAGGATTACCAATTATGCCGATGAGCTTTTGGAAAAGCTGGATACCATAGACTGGCCGGAAAAAACCAAGGCAATGCAGAGAAACTGGATCGGAAGATCCACCGGTGCTGAATTGACATTCTCTATCGCTGACAGTAATTTAACCTTCAATGTTTTCACCACCAGACCGGATACCCTCTTTGGAGTTACTTATGTCGTGCTGGCACCTGAAAATGAACTGGTGGATAAAATTACTACCGCCGAATATAAAAAGGCTGTGGAAGAATACCAGGACGCCGCAAGAAAGCAAAGTGAAATTGAAAGGCTGTCAACTACAAAGGAGAAGACCGGAGTATTTACAGGAGCTTATGCCATCAACCCCATAAACGGCGAAAAAGTGCCTGTTTGGACTGCAGATTATATTCTTAATACCTATGGAACAGGCTGTGTTATGGCAGTTCCAGGCCATGATGAAAGAGATTTTGAATTTGCTGAAAAATTCAATTTGCCCATAATAAGAGTAGTTAAGGGAGCTGAAGGAAATGATGATCTGCCTTTTGTCGAATACGGAGTGTCGGTAAACAGCGGAGAGTTCTCCGGACTTGCTACCGAGGATGCTAAAAAAGGCATTGTGGAAAAGCTTGCTGACCATAATAAAGGAGCTTTAAAAGTAAATTACAGGTTAAGGGACTGGCTGGTATCCAGGCAAAGATACTGGGGGGCACCCATACCCATGATTCACTGCGATAAATGCGGTGTGGTTCCCGTTCCCGAAGAAGATTTGCCGGTACTTTTACCCTACAACGTTGAATTTGCACCGGACGGAAAATCACCTTTGGCAAAAAGCGAAGAATTTATGAATACAACCTGTCCTCACTGTGGTGGACCTGCAAAGAGGGATCCGGATACTTTGGACACATTTGTATGCTCTTCATTTTATTTCTTAAGGTATCCTGATAATAAGAATTCAGATAAGATTTTTGACAAGGACTTAGTAAATAAGATGCTTCCTGTCGACAAATATGTGGGGGGAGCAGAGCATGCTTGCATGCACCTTTTATATGCTAGATTCGTTACAAAGGCATTGAGGGATTTGGGATATCTTGATTTTGATGAGCCTTTCCTCTCACTTGTGCATCAGGGCACCATATTAGGACCTGACGGCAACAAAATGAGTAAGTCCAGGGGAAATGTTGTTTCTCCTGATGATTATATATCAAAATTCGGCTCCGATGTATTCAGGCTCTACCTCATGTTCGGCTTTGCCTATATTGAAGGCGGTGCCTGGAGCGATGAAGGTATAAAAGCCATTGACAGATTCTTGGACAGAATCGAGCGTCTGACTGCAAGGGTGGGTGAGATAAAAACCTCCGGCACCGTAGGAAAGAATGAAAAAGATCTTAAATATGCAATAAATTATGCTGTAAAGGGTGTTACTGAGGATGCCGATAAGTTCCAGTTCAATACTGCCATTGCAAGGATGATGGAGCTTCTTAACGCCATGTACAAATATGATTCGGATACAGAGGATAAAAATGCTGAAATATTTAAAGAAGGACTCACAACTCTTTTAAAATGCCTAGCTCCTTTTGCGCCACATTTCACTGAGGAAATGTGGGAAAAACTCGGCATGAATTATTCGGTATTCAATGAATCCTGGCCTGCATTTGATCCTTCGGCATTAATAAAGGACGTAGTTGAGCTTGGAATTCAGATTAACGGTAAAATACGTTCTAAAGTTGAAGTACCTTCTGACATGCCGGAAGAACAAATCAAAGAAACAGTCCTTGCCGATGAGAAAATAACGGTAATGTTTGAAGGCAAATCCGTAAAGAAGATCATCGTTGTCAAAGGAAGACTTGTAAATATAGTTATTGGCTGA